The Ignavibacteriales bacterium genome has a window encoding:
- a CDS encoding transposase, with protein sequence MGRSRYKIYDSQYPHFLTMTVVDWLPIFSNREVTDIILDSLRYLQEEKKAKLYAYVIMENHLHCVVQSDELTKVIQSFKSYTARAIIDYFTERKNAGILRKLRQNKLSHKTESEYQVWQEGSHPVEITTDEMMHQKIEYIHNNPVQRGYVEEASYWRYSNAQNYESKQGLVNVEMEW encoded by the coding sequence ATGGGGCGCAGTCGGTACAAAATATATGATTCACAGTATCCTCATTTTCTTACAATGACGGTTGTAGATTGGTTGCCGATATTTTCCAATCGGGAGGTAACAGACATTATTCTTGATTCATTGAGATATCTACAAGAAGAGAAAAAGGCAAAACTCTACGCATATGTTATAATGGAAAATCATCTTCATTGTGTTGTTCAAAGCGATGAGTTAACGAAGGTGATACAATCATTCAAATCGTACACAGCGCGTGCCATTATTGATTACTTCACGGAACGGAAGAATGCAGGTATACTCAGGAAGTTGAGACAAAACAAATTGAGCCATAAAACAGAGAGCGAATATCAGGTTTGGCAGGAAGGGAGTCATCCTGTAGAAATAACGACAGATGAGATGATGCATCAGAAGATAGAATATATACATAACAATCCTGTTCAACGTGGGTATGTTGAAGAAGCGAGTTATTGGCGTTATTCTAATGCGCAAAATTATGAGAGTAAGCAAGGATTAGTGAACGTAGAAATGGAATGGTGA
- a CDS encoding HD domain-containing protein gives MITKCIDIQDEILKRVGVIADREGIAAYVVGGYVRDILLGREGKDTDIVVIGSGVEFAKIVAKDFGRTNLILFENFGTAMLPLDDRKLEFVGARKESYRKDSRNPHVEAGTLNEDLSRRDFTVNAMAASLNEKTFGEIIDPFNCEGDLQEKILRTPLDPEVTFDDDPLRIMRAMRFASQLGFTIEPNVLNAAQKMAGRLAIVSQERISDEFLKIMSSSAPSIGLQLMYDSGVLQVVFPEVAQMAGVDQLKEYHHKDVFKHTLQVVDKVAAASDNLWLRMAALLHDIGKPKTKAFKPEIGWTFHGHEDLGARMAKRIFRRMRFPLENLPYIEKLIRLHLRPQALVDDGVTDSAVRRLMFETGNDIDDLMVLCRADITSKNQKLVEHVKRNYELVITKMVEVEEKDRIRNWQPPLRGEEIMSVCGLTEGPMVGVLKDKITDAILDGAIPNEHDAALQYLLSIKNEVMNRPPMKKRRYPEK, from the coding sequence ATGATAACAAAGTGTATTGATATTCAGGATGAGATTCTGAAACGCGTCGGTGTTATTGCCGACCGTGAGGGTATTGCAGCGTACGTTGTTGGCGGCTATGTGCGTGATATCCTGCTTGGCAGGGAAGGTAAAGATACGGACATCGTTGTTATCGGCAGCGGTGTGGAGTTTGCAAAAATTGTTGCGAAAGATTTTGGCAGAACAAATCTTATTCTCTTTGAAAACTTTGGGACAGCAATGTTGCCGCTGGATGACAGGAAATTGGAATTTGTCGGTGCACGAAAAGAAAGTTATCGGAAAGATTCCCGGAACCCGCATGTCGAAGCCGGCACGCTGAACGAAGATTTGTCACGGCGTGATTTTACCGTGAATGCAATGGCCGCAAGTCTCAATGAAAAAACCTTCGGCGAAATTATCGACCCGTTTAATTGTGAAGGTGATCTGCAGGAAAAGATTCTGCGCACACCGCTCGACCCGGAAGTTACATTCGACGATGATCCGCTCCGCATTATGCGCGCGATGCGTTTTGCCTCACAGCTTGGATTTACCATTGAGCCGAATGTGCTGAACGCTGCACAGAAAATGGCTGGGCGGCTGGCGATTGTTTCTCAGGAGCGCATCTCGGATGAATTCTTGAAAATCATGTCAAGTTCCGCTCCGTCCATCGGACTTCAATTGATGTACGACTCAGGTGTTCTGCAGGTTGTTTTTCCAGAAGTTGCACAGATGGCAGGCGTGGATCAATTAAAAGAGTATCATCACAAAGATGTTTTCAAACATACGCTGCAGGTTGTGGATAAAGTTGCAGCAGCATCGGATAATCTTTGGCTGCGCATGGCGGCGCTTCTGCACGATATAGGCAAACCGAAAACGAAAGCATTCAAACCGGAAATTGGCTGGACATTTCATGGACACGAAGATCTCGGCGCACGAATGGCAAAGCGCATCTTCCGCCGGATGCGATTTCCGCTGGAGAACCTTCCATACATAGAAAAACTAATTCGCCTTCACCTCCGTCCACAGGCATTAGTTGATGATGGCGTGACAGATTCCGCTGTTCGCCGATTGATGTTTGAAACCGGCAACGATATTGATGACCTTATGGTATTATGTCGGGCTGATATTACTTCAAAGAATCAAAAACTTGTAGAGCACGTAAAACGAAACTACGAGCTTGTTATCACCAAGATGGTAGAAGTAGAAGAAAAAGATCGTATCAGAAATTGGCAGCCGCCGTTGCGTGGCGAAGAAATAATGTCGGTGTGCGGACTTACCGAAGGCCCGATGGTGGGTGTGTTAAAGGACAAAATCACCGATGCCATTCTCGATGGTGCTATTCCGAACGAACACGATGCCGCTTTACAATACCTTCTTTCAATCAAAAATGAAGTGATGAATCGGCCGCCTATGAAGAAGAGACGTTATCCTGAAAAATGA
- a CDS encoding DUF5103 domain-containing protein, with product MRTFVLLIFTVVASCSAQTIYSDHIKSMRINGTAKANFPIVLLDSHPVTISFDVDETTLENYRVKIFHCDKDWNITQSSFINDEFRNYSTSQIPFEIVPSGVRNYERTYSFLIPGIKGLEHLPQSGNYKVEIWDENKNELQADGKIFAVENIEDSVLMIFNRYLQSEISPQNQVNKAVLFFTLPPPRMDDASPLYANFVKTVDIYRNREIETPHRIDADNRNSNTFIDGLGTNTLKFVIDNLQPGNEYRRIDLRDADLFPPYEILRLRDGADMGRWQWQGAEDQNGTSTLSTGNRYADYVQFQFELGRPEENSNDKIYVVGDFNGWKVDEKWRLQYDDAIKHYKLLTWIRRGAYDYQYVINENDWMTLEGNDWRTVNVYTALLYYHDVRFGGFDRILLAAQAKSSGGQNANSR from the coding sequence ATGCGGACATTTGTTCTCCTCATCTTTACGGTCGTTGCGTCGTGCTCCGCGCAGACGATTTATTCTGATCATATTAAAAGCATGCGCATCAACGGTACAGCAAAGGCAAATTTTCCGATTGTTTTGTTGGATTCACATCCGGTGACGATTTCGTTTGACGTTGATGAGACGACACTTGAAAACTATCGGGTGAAGATATTCCATTGCGATAAGGATTGGAATATCACGCAGTCGTCGTTCATCAATGATGAGTTTAGGAATTATTCCACAAGCCAGATTCCATTTGAGATAGTTCCCAGCGGAGTAAGAAATTACGAAAGAACATATTCATTTCTTATACCGGGAATAAAAGGATTAGAACATTTGCCGCAATCAGGCAATTACAAAGTCGAAATATGGGATGAAAATAAGAATGAATTACAAGCTGATGGAAAAATTTTTGCCGTAGAAAATATTGAAGATTCAGTCTTGATGATTTTTAATCGTTACCTGCAGTCGGAGATTTCACCGCAGAATCAGGTGAATAAAGCAGTTCTATTCTTTACGCTTCCACCGCCGCGTATGGATGATGCAAGCCCGTTGTATGCGAATTTTGTTAAGACGGTCGATATTTATCGCAACCGGGAAATAGAAACACCGCACCGGATTGATGCTGACAACAGAAATTCGAACACGTTCATTGATGGTTTGGGAACGAACACTCTGAAGTTTGTGATCGACAATCTTCAGCCTGGCAATGAATATCGCCGCATAGACCTTCGTGATGCCGATCTTTTTCCGCCTTATGAAATTTTACGCCTGCGCGATGGCGCAGACATGGGTCGATGGCAATGGCAAGGTGCAGAGGATCAGAATGGAACGTCCACACTGAGCACTGGAAATCGCTACGCAGATTACGTACAGTTTCAATTTGAATTGGGACGGCCCGAAGAAAATTCGAATGACAAGATTTATGTCGTTGGAGATTTTAATGGTTGGAAGGTGGATGAAAAGTGGCGGCTGCAGTACGATGATGCAATAAAACATTACAAGCTTCTTACATGGATTCGCCGCGGAGCGTACGATTACCAGTATGTGATCAACGAGAATGATTGGATGACACTTGAAGGCAACGATTGGCGAACGGTGAACGTGTACACAGCGCTGCTTTATTACCACGATGTACGGTTTGGCGGCTTCGATAGAATTCTTCTTGCCGCTCAAGCAAAAAGTTCGGGCGGACAGAATGCGAACTCACGATAA
- a CDS encoding DUF4382 domain-containing protein, with translation MTTPVQHKYLFAVLTCILLSFILVSCSSNGANFQGELFIKVLDAPASFQQMNIVVDRVSIHRTGTTADIGWTVATTNSSGSFDLLNLRNGRNLQLALNKVPVGTYDQIKINFGPCTIIQNGPEQLLNVDPTIQSGNSIAYGFQIIEGQQLQLTFDFDASRSVYKNGELYFFKPIIRVQNTVLSGSILGSVVRPDTLPNVSSVRTYTGVDSVSTLTDPNGSFQISDIPENTYTVTIQSGDPKLNDTTIANVIVIRKQATNIGAITLRTK, from the coding sequence ATGACAACACCGGTTCAGCACAAATACTTGTTTGCCGTCTTGACATGTATTCTTCTGAGTTTCATCCTTGTGAGTTGTTCAAGCAATGGCGCAAATTTTCAGGGAGAACTTTTTATCAAAGTGCTCGATGCTCCGGCAAGTTTTCAGCAAATGAATATTGTCGTGGACCGTGTTTCGATTCATCGAACCGGCACAACGGCGGATATTGGGTGGACGGTCGCAACTACCAACTCATCGGGATCATTCGATTTGCTCAATCTGCGAAACGGCAGGAATCTTCAATTGGCGCTGAACAAAGTCCCCGTTGGCACCTATGATCAAATCAAAATTAATTTTGGCCCATGTACGATAATACAAAACGGACCGGAACAGTTGCTCAATGTGGATCCAACAATCCAGTCCGGCAATTCCATTGCCTATGGCTTTCAAATTATTGAAGGACAGCAACTACAATTGACATTTGATTTTGATGCAAGTCGTTCAGTGTATAAAAACGGCGAGCTCTATTTTTTTAAGCCAATTATCCGTGTGCAGAACACAGTGCTTTCCGGTTCGATTCTGGGCTCTGTTGTGAGACCTGATACACTTCCCAATGTATCGTCTGTACGCACTTACACCGGTGTGGATTCGGTGTCAACTTTAACCGATCCCAACGGTTCATTTCAAATCTCGGATATACCGGAAAACACGTATACTGTCACCATTCAATCAGGCGATCCGAAGTTGAACGATACTACTATCGCCAACGTCATCGTCATTCGGAAACAAGCTACAAATATCGGAGCGATTACCCTGCGCACAAAATAA
- a CDS encoding sigma-70 family RNA polymerase sigma factor, which produces MNVKERILIYDALNGEKSAYENLYKEFADLLYVYILHFIKGHREDAKDIWQETFIIAFENLHKFKGNSSFFTWLCGIAKHKASDYLRSKIKGEKYNKDILSQNSEYEVIPENQSDENSTELIVVKTLAQINKEYRMLLISKYIEEKSITEISVTINKTYKATESLLSRARLAFIKTYTSNKNKNG; this is translated from the coding sequence ATGAATGTAAAAGAAAGGATTCTTATTTATGACGCATTAAATGGCGAAAAAAGTGCTTATGAAAATTTATATAAAGAATTTGCGGATTTATTATATGTGTACATATTGCATTTTATTAAAGGACATCGGGAAGATGCCAAAGATATTTGGCAGGAAACTTTCATTATTGCTTTTGAAAACCTTCATAAATTCAAAGGGAATAGCAGCTTCTTTACATGGTTATGTGGAATAGCCAAACATAAAGCCTCCGATTACTTGCGAAGCAAAATTAAAGGTGAAAAGTATAACAAGGACATACTATCTCAAAATTCCGAATATGAAGTTATACCTGAAAATCAATCAGATGAAAATTCTACAGAACTTATAGTTGTCAAAACACTTGCCCAAATTAATAAAGAATATAGAATGCTGTTAATTTCAAAGTATATTGAAGAAAAAAGTATTACAGAAATTTCAGTCACAATAAACAAAACATATAAAGCTACCGAATCACTTCTCAGTCGAGCAAGACTTGCTTTTATAAAAACTTATACAAGTAATAAGAATAAAAATGGATAA
- a CDS encoding HAD-IA family hydrolase — protein sequence MKHLKCIVFDMDGTLTQTNQLIYDSFNYIAQKYAGRTYSIPEITAMFGPPEEGALLSIVRADQIDIVMKDYLSFYRTNHNRLARIYPGIENILCSIKEHGKILALFTGKGTYTATITLQEFRIDKYFDYMVTGNDVVKHKPSSEGLLKIMEHFTLQPEELLMVGDAVSDVKAAREAGVKIAAVVWDSYAKEKVLQMKTDFVFNNTKEFQHWLDGQFK from the coding sequence GTGAAACATTTGAAATGCATTGTATTCGATATGGATGGTACATTAACACAAACGAATCAGCTCATTTATGACTCGTTTAATTACATTGCGCAAAAATATGCGGGGAGAACATACAGCATTCCTGAAATAACAGCAATGTTCGGTCCGCCGGAAGAAGGAGCGCTGCTTTCCATCGTTCGTGCAGACCAAATTGATATCGTGATGAAAGATTACCTCTCGTTCTATCGTACAAACCACAATCGGTTAGCACGGATTTATCCCGGAATAGAAAATATTCTCTGTTCCATAAAAGAACACGGTAAAATACTGGCTCTCTTCACGGGCAAGGGAACGTATACCGCAACGATTACATTGCAGGAATTCCGTATTGATAAATATTTCGATTATATGGTAACAGGAAATGATGTTGTCAAGCACAAGCCATCATCAGAAGGGTTATTGAAAATTATGGAACACTTTACGCTTCAGCCGGAAGAACTGCTGATGGTAGGGGATGCTGTTTCCGATGTGAAGGCGGCACGCGAAGCCGGCGTCAAGATAGCCGCTGTCGTATGGGATTCGTATGCGAAAGAAAAAGTGCTGCAAATGAAAACAGATTTTGTGTTTAATAATACAAAAGAATTTCAACACTGGCTGGATGGACAGTTCAAGTAA
- the uvrA gene encoding excinuclease ABC subunit UvrA, with translation MAKKKTKANLQKVSGLEQSNLPKVSRKPSDIIIRGARVHNLKNVSLTLPRNKLIVFTGVSGSGKSSLAFDTIYAEGQRRYVESLSSYARQFLERMEKPDVDLIQGMSPAIAIEQKTTSRNPRSTVATSTEIYDYLRLLFGRIGQTYCRVCGRLVTRDTVTTAVDRIQQEPDGAKVYVMFPMHEHAGRTLKEELDVLKQRGFFRLIVDGELIDLNEQAFKTKSKKNIHVLVDRLIVRKNGKENVTRLADSIQTAFEEGSGYAHMYVLEQKQLLRFSQHFECIEDGIRYEDPEPRLFSFNNPVGACPTCQGFGRIIGIDMDLVVPDPSKTIRQGAILPWTFPRWRENLVDLLRIAKEANVPLDVPFNELTKDQLAVVMNGWKGFDGIHKYFKYIERKSYKLHYRVFLSRFRGYTTCEECGGSRLRKEVLNVRVGGKNIRDIVHMTIEEANLFFQNISLSNYEEEIAKRILEEIRKRLRFLDGIGLGYITLDRLSMTLSGGESQRINLATSLGSSLMGSLYVLDEPTIGLHPRDNGRLIALLKSLRDIGNTVLVVEHDDEMMREADMIVDIGPRAGEHGGELVFQGTMEQLLQHPSSLTAQYLNGTLKIPTPKSRRADNEQSLFVHRASANNLKNIDIRIPLNMFVCVTGVSGSGKSTLVHEVLYAGIMKRKGGFDGTAGICKAIEGIDYINRVELIDQSPIGRSPRSNPITYIKIFDLIRDLLAHTPAAKTHGYAPGHFSFNVPGGRCEVCEGDGLQRIEMQFLADIFLPCESCKGKRFKQEVLDVRYRGKNVDDILNMTVTEAMGFFSLGPDSRRIAKRLKVLDDVGLGYLRLGQPATTLSGGEAQRIKLAHHLSTSEQEGNALFIFDEPTTGLHFDDIAKLLKCFDALVEAGHSIIVIEHNMDVVKCADFVIDLGPDAGERGGEIVATGTPEEIAQNPRSYTGAFLKRHL, from the coding sequence TCATTGTCTTTACCGGTGTGAGCGGTTCCGGTAAATCGAGCCTCGCATTCGATACAATTTATGCCGAGGGTCAGCGGCGTTATGTGGAAAGTCTCTCATCGTACGCCCGGCAGTTTCTTGAGCGTATGGAGAAACCGGATGTCGATTTGATTCAAGGAATGAGTCCGGCGATTGCCATTGAACAAAAGACCACTTCACGCAACCCGCGCTCAACCGTCGCCACTTCTACAGAAATTTACGATTACCTTCGGCTGCTCTTTGGCCGCATCGGACAAACGTATTGCCGGGTTTGCGGTAGATTGGTAACGAGAGATACCGTGACGACGGCTGTTGATAGAATCCAGCAGGAACCGGATGGAGCAAAAGTGTACGTGATGTTCCCGATGCATGAACATGCGGGGCGCACGCTGAAGGAAGAATTAGACGTTCTCAAGCAGCGCGGTTTTTTCCGGCTTATTGTGGATGGCGAGCTGATCGATTTGAATGAGCAAGCATTTAAAACGAAATCAAAAAAGAATATTCATGTGTTAGTGGATCGCCTTATCGTACGCAAGAATGGAAAAGAAAATGTAACGCGATTGGCAGATTCCATTCAGACTGCATTTGAAGAAGGAAGCGGGTACGCGCACATGTATGTGTTGGAGCAAAAGCAACTGCTCCGTTTCTCCCAGCATTTTGAGTGTATAGAAGACGGCATACGATATGAAGACCCGGAGCCGCGACTTTTTTCATTCAATAATCCGGTCGGTGCGTGCCCCACGTGCCAGGGGTTCGGCAGAATCATTGGCATCGATATGGATCTTGTTGTACCGGATCCCAGCAAGACAATTCGGCAAGGCGCTATCCTGCCGTGGACATTTCCTCGCTGGCGGGAAAATCTTGTCGATCTGCTCCGTATTGCTAAAGAAGCAAATGTGCCGCTCGATGTTCCATTTAACGAATTGACAAAAGACCAGCTTGCAGTCGTCATGAATGGATGGAAAGGATTCGACGGCATTCATAAGTACTTTAAATACATCGAACGCAAATCATACAAACTACATTATCGTGTCTTCCTCAGCCGCTTTCGCGGATATACAACGTGCGAAGAATGCGGCGGTTCGCGGCTGCGCAAAGAAGTACTCAATGTTCGTGTCGGCGGGAAAAATATCCGCGACATTGTGCACATGACAATTGAAGAGGCGAACTTGTTTTTCCAGAACATTTCGCTCTCGAACTATGAAGAAGAAATTGCCAAACGTATTTTGGAAGAAATTCGCAAGCGGCTTCGCTTTCTCGACGGAATAGGGCTGGGCTATATCACACTGGACCGTTTGTCGATGACGCTTTCCGGCGGCGAATCGCAGCGCATCAATCTTGCCACATCGCTCGGCTCTTCGCTGATGGGATCGCTTTACGTTCTTGATGAACCGACCATCGGACTGCATCCGCGCGACAACGGGCGGCTCATCGCTCTGTTGAAATCATTGCGCGATATCGGAAATACCGTACTCGTCGTTGAGCACGATGATGAGATGATGCGCGAAGCCGATATGATTGTAGATATAGGACCACGAGCCGGTGAGCATGGCGGCGAACTTGTCTTTCAAGGAACAATGGAACAGCTTCTTCAGCACCCGTCATCTCTTACCGCGCAGTATTTGAACGGCACGCTGAAAATTCCAACACCAAAATCAAGAAGAGCGGACAATGAGCAATCGCTCTTTGTTCACCGTGCATCGGCAAATAATCTGAAAAATATTGATATCCGTATTCCGCTGAATATGTTCGTCTGTGTAACCGGAGTGAGTGGTTCCGGCAAGAGTACGCTCGTGCACGAAGTTTTATATGCCGGAATCATGAAACGGAAAGGCGGCTTTGATGGAACTGCCGGTATATGTAAAGCGATCGAAGGAATCGATTATATCAATCGTGTCGAATTGATTGATCAGTCGCCTATCGGCAGAAGTCCGCGCTCGAATCCGATCACGTACATTAAAATTTTTGATCTCATCCGCGACTTGCTTGCCCACACACCGGCGGCGAAGACCCATGGTTATGCGCCCGGACATTTTTCATTCAACGTGCCCGGCGGCAGGTGTGAGGTGTGCGAAGGCGACGGTTTGCAGCGCATCGAAATGCAGTTTCTCGCAGATATTTTTCTGCCATGCGAATCGTGCAAAGGCAAGCGTTTTAAGCAGGAGGTACTCGATGTCCGATACCGCGGTAAGAATGTGGATGATATTTTGAATATGACCGTGACAGAGGCAATGGGTTTTTTCTCTCTGGGACCGGATAGCCGGCGCATTGCAAAACGATTGAAGGTCTTGGATGATGTAGGACTGGGCTATTTACGGCTTGGCCAACCTGCAACAACGCTTTCAGGCGGCGAAGCACAGCGCATTAAACTTGCGCATCATCTTTCGACGAGTGAACAGGAAGGCAATGCGCTCTTCATTTTTGATGAGCCGACAACCGGACTTCATTTTGATGATATTGCAAAACTTCTTAAGTGCTTTGACGCACTCGTTGAGGCGGGACATTCCATTATTGTTATCGAACATAATATGGATGTCGTGAAGTGTGCCGACTTTGTCATTGATTTAGGACCTGATGCAGGCGAGCGAGGCGGAGAAATTGTTGCAACCGGTACACCGGAAGAGATTGCTCAAAATCCTCGTTCCTACACAGGTGCTTTTCTGAAAAGACACCTCTGA
- a CDS encoding Gfo/Idh/MocA family oxidoreductase, giving the protein MNPLRVGVIGVGHLGSLHAKMYAEISSVKLVGVYDLDSQRAEKLAAEFGIKAFSTLDNLLSQVEAVSIATVTQSHYDVAMQVIKRGVHLLIEKPITATIEQAKALTERAEINGLKLQVGHIERFNPAILALEPYNITPLFIESHRLAQFNPRGSDVAVVLDLMIHDIDLILSLVKSKVSRIDANGIAVISDTPDIANARLQFENGCVANVTASRISQNKMRKMRLFQRDAYISIDFAQGLAEVFRLVDEQTPNVKSTMMLGKIDQGQHKRIIIYEQPEVQEVNALKYELERFIESVQKNSETPVTGRDGLHALEVAQEILQKIESQKITTA; this is encoded by the coding sequence ATGAATCCATTACGTGTTGGTGTTATTGGCGTTGGACACCTTGGCAGTCTTCATGCAAAAATGTATGCGGAGATTTCTTCGGTAAAGTTGGTCGGCGTATATGATCTTGACTCGCAGCGAGCTGAAAAGTTAGCGGCGGAGTTTGGAATCAAAGCATTTTCGACTCTCGATAATCTGTTGTCTCAAGTCGAAGCGGTCAGCATTGCCACGGTGACGCAATCGCATTATGATGTGGCGATGCAAGTGATCAAGCGCGGTGTGCATCTCCTCATCGAGAAACCAATTACTGCCACTATTGAACAGGCAAAAGCGCTGACCGAACGGGCGGAGATAAACGGGTTGAAATTGCAAGTCGGACATATTGAACGGTTCAATCCGGCTATTCTTGCCCTGGAACCATATAATATTACGCCTTTGTTTATTGAATCACACCGGCTGGCGCAATTTAACCCGCGAGGATCGGATGTGGCGGTTGTGCTCGACTTGATGATTCATGATATTGATTTGATTTTGAGCCTGGTGAAATCGAAAGTGTCGCGCATTGATGCCAACGGTATTGCTGTCATCTCGGATACACCCGATATTGCCAACGCGCGTCTGCAATTCGAAAATGGCTGTGTTGCGAATGTAACAGCAAGCCGCATCTCGCAAAATAAAATGCGCAAGATGCGCCTGTTTCAACGAGACGCATACATATCCATCGATTTTGCGCAAGGATTGGCAGAAGTATTTCGTTTGGTTGATGAGCAGACACCTAACGTAAAATCGACGATGATGCTTGGCAAGATTGATCAAGGCCAGCACAAACGGATCATTATATATGAGCAGCCAGAAGTACAGGAAGTGAATGCCTTGAAGTATGAACTTGAGCGCTTTATCGAGTCTGTGCAAAAGAATAGTGAAACGCCGGTTACCGGCCGCGATGGTTTGCATGCACTGGAAGTGGCGCAGGAAATTTTACAGAAGATCGAATCGCAGAAAATTACAACCGCATAG
- a CDS encoding class I SAM-dependent rRNA methyltransferase, which translates to MKSQIILKKNEEHRITAGHQWVFSNEIASLRGTPEIGEVVELLRHDQKLLGLGFYHPHSLIAFRFLTSEPEEIGFSFFEKRIQQALALRQRLYPGAETFRLAHGESDFLPGLIIDKYNEFISMQILSAGMDKQTDIICDVLETIFHPKAIVARNDVAIRSLEELPLEKKILRGNTGITIIDDGVKFEVDVLNGQKTGFFLDQRENRKAIHRYVIGGTVLDCFCNEGGFALHAASANAVSVRGVDISESAITKAKVNARLNSAAVEFEIGDVSETIKLLGEKNKKFDMVILDPPSFTKSKKNIPAALRGYKDMNATAMRLINAGGFLVTASCSHHITEDGFLSTIEQAAVKAKRRVQLLEFAGAAPDHPVIPAMPETKYLKFAIFAVR; encoded by the coding sequence ATGAAAAGTCAAATCATACTGAAGAAAAACGAAGAACACAGAATTACTGCCGGACACCAATGGGTGTTCAGCAATGAGATTGCATCTCTTCGCGGTACTCCGGAAATCGGTGAAGTTGTTGAACTGCTCCGGCATGACCAAAAGTTGCTTGGACTCGGCTTCTATCATCCTCATTCGCTCATCGCCTTTCGTTTTCTTACATCAGAGCCGGAAGAAATTGGATTTAGTTTTTTTGAGAAAAGAATTCAGCAGGCACTTGCACTGCGTCAAAGGCTCTACCCCGGCGCAGAGACATTTCGGCTTGCACATGGCGAAAGTGATTTTCTGCCCGGGCTGATCATCGACAAATATAACGAGTTCATTTCCATGCAAATCCTTTCTGCAGGAATGGACAAGCAAACGGATATCATTTGCGATGTACTGGAAACGATATTCCATCCCAAAGCCATTGTAGCCCGGAATGACGTGGCCATTCGCTCGCTGGAAGAATTACCATTAGAGAAAAAAATTCTACGGGGAAACACCGGTATTACAATTATCGATGATGGTGTGAAGTTTGAAGTAGATGTACTCAATGGACAAAAGACCGGTTTCTTCCTCGATCAGCGCGAAAATCGGAAAGCAATTCATCGTTATGTTATTGGCGGAACCGTACTAGATTGTTTCTGTAACGAAGGCGGATTTGCCCTACACGCCGCATCTGCGAATGCAGTATCTGTTCGTGGAGTAGATATTTCTGAATCGGCAATCACAAAAGCCAAAGTGAATGCCCGGTTGAACTCTGCCGCTGTGGAGTTTGAGATTGGCGATGTGTCCGAAACGATAAAATTGCTTGGCGAGAAAAACAAGAAATTTGATATGGTTATTCTCGACCCGCCGTCATTTACAAAAAGCAAAAAGAACATTCCAGCTGCGCTGCGCGGATACAAAGACATGAACGCGACGGCAATGCGGTTGATCAACGCAGGCGGATTTCTCGTGACGGCATCATGCTCGCACCATATCACAGAGGATGGATTTCTTTCCACCATCGAACAAGCTGCGGTGAAAGCGAAACGGCGTGTACAGCTTCTGGAATTTGCAGGTGCGGCACCGGATCATCCGGTCATACCAGCAATGCCGGAAACGAAGTATTTGAAATTCGCGATCTTTGCCGTTCGGTAG